From Diospyros lotus cultivar Yz01 chromosome 4, ASM1463336v1, whole genome shotgun sequence, a single genomic window includes:
- the LOC127800043 gene encoding aldehyde dehydrogenase 22A1: MAFWWPLLVLGFAFAICKFLLMLIPPNVPSIDVDASDMLDDGNQTKDSSYIYIPSKRHTDKIPCYEPATMKFLGYLPALKPDEVKEHVALARKAQKIWAKSMFKQRRQFLRILLKYIIEHQELICEISSRDTGKTMVDASLGEIMTTCEKITWLLSEGERWLRPEYRSCGRSMLHKRSKVEFYPLGVIGAIVSWNYPFHNIFNPMLAAIFSGNSIVIKVSEHASWSGCFYIRIIQAALAAVGAPENLVDVITGFAETGEALASSVDKVIFVGSPGVGRMIMRNVARTLIPVTLELGGKDAFIVCEDVDVPHVAQIAVRAALQSSGQNCAGAERFYVHQKIYSSFLAEVVKIVKSVTAGPPLDGKYDMGAICMQEHSEKLQNLVNDAKDKGAEIVARGSVGNIGADAVDQYFPPTVIVNVNHTMKLLQEEAFGPIMPIMKFSSDEEAIKLANDSKYGLGCAVFSGSQQRAKQIASQIHCGVAAINDFASTYMCQSLPFGGVKESGFGRFAGVEGLRACCLVKSVVEDRWWPFVKTVIPTPIQYPVAEHGFKFQESLVEALYSLNIWDRLRALVNVLKFLTEKNIPAGNRRRID, from the exons ATGGCGTTCTGGTGGCCCTTGCTCGTTCTTGGATTCGCTTTTGCCATCTGTAAATTCTTGCTAATGCTCATTCCTCCCAATGTGCCTTCGATCGACGTCGACGCTTCCGATA TGTTGGATGATGGAAATCAGACTAAGGACAGCAGCTACATATAC ATACCTTCCAAAAGACACACAGACAAAATTCCGTGCTATGAGCCTGCAACAATGAAATTCCTAGGATACTTACCTGCTTTGAAACCTGATGAG GTCAAGGAGCATGTAGCCCTGGCAAGGAAGGCACAGAAAATATGGGCCAAGAGTATGTTCAAACAAAGACGCCAGTTTCTGCGTATACTTCTGAAGTATATTATCGAGCATCAAGAGCTTATATGCGA GATCTCATCACGTGATACTGGAAAGACTATGGTAGATGCTTCCTTGGGTGAAATAATGACAACGTGTGAAAAGATCACTTGGCTACTTTCAGAGGGGGAGCGCTGGCTAAGGCCTGAATACAG GTCCTGTGGAAGATCGATGCTTCACAAGAGATCTAAAGTGGAATTTTATCCACTTGGTGTAATTGGTGCCATTGTCTCATGGAACTATCCATTCCACAATATATTTAACCCAATGTTGGCTGCCATCTTTTCAGGGAATAGCATTGTGATTAAG GTTTCTGAACATGCAAGTTGGTCTGGATGTTTCTACATTCGAATTATTCAAGCAGCCCTTGCTGCTGTAGGAGCTCCTGAAAATCTAGTTGATGTAATAACAGG GTTTGCTGAAACAGGTGAAGCTCTAGCATCTTCAGTTGACAAGGTCATATTTGTTGGATCCCCTGGTGTGGGAAGAATG ATAATGAGAAATGTTGCTAGGACACTGATACCAGTTACACTTGAACTGGGCGGGAAAGATGCATTTATTGTATGTGAAGATGTAGATGTACCTCAT GTTGCACAAATTGCTGTAAGGGCTGCTCTTCAGTCAAGTGGACAGAATTGTGCTGGGGCTGAGAGATTTTATGTTCACCAGAAAATTTATTCTTCATTTCTTGCCGAAGTAGTCAAAATCGTAAAATCTGTTACTGCT GGTCCTCCGCTTGATGGAAAATATGATATGGGAGCCATATGTATGCAAGAGCACTCAGAAAAGCTTCAAAACCTTGTCAATGATGCCAAGGACAAAGGTGCTGAAATTGTTGCTCGGGGAAGTGTTGGCAATATAGGTGCAGATGCTGTTGATCAATACTTTCCTCCAACTGTAATTGTGAATGTAAATCACACAATGAAGCTGCTGCAGGAAGAG GCTTTTGGACCAATCATGCCAATAATGAAATTCAGCTCAGATGAGGAGGCCATCAAGCTTGCAAATGATTCAAAATATGGGCTTGGATGTGCTGTGTTTTCTGGCAGCCAGCAACGAGCCAAGCAGATTGCTTCCCAGATACACTGTGGAGTTGCTGCAATCAATGACTTTGCATCGACTTACATGTGTCAG TCCCTGCCATTTGGTGGCGTAAAAGAAAGTGGCTTTGGAAGGTTTGCTGGCGTGGAAGGATTGCGGGCTTGCTGTCTTGTGAAATCAGTTGTTGAGGATAGGTGGTGGCCATTTGTTAAAACTGTAATACCAACGCCTATCCAG TATCCTGTTGCAGAGCATGGGTTCAAGTTTCA